TGTCTGTGTCTAACCCCGCCCCTCTCTTCCCCCAGCCAATGGGAGGCGCCCTGTGCCCGCTCGCTCCGGGGCGGGGCCTCCTCgttcctggagctcctgggctTGGTGCTGGAAACCATCGAGAGCTTCGGGCCgggggaggggctgcagggcccagACCCCGCCCACAACATGGCCGCCAACTCTGCCCCGCCCACATCGGAGTAAAGCCCCTCCCCCATTGGAATAAAACCCCTCCCCCACCCATCAAAGAGCCTCGGTTTCGGTTTCTTGGGGcgggggagggggaaaatgaggcCACGCCCACtcacagcccctcccccaccgaGTAACGGCCTCAGCTTGGTTTGATTGGGGGGGATGAGATGAGGCCACGCCCACACTCatggcccctcccccacccatAAATGGCCGCGGGTTGGTTGGattgggggggagggggaggaggaaaaagaggcCACGCCCTTCTCTCatggcccctcccccacccccaacGCGGCCCAAGTTTGGCTTTACtggtgggggaggggccgggaAAATGAGGCCACGCCCCCTTTTCGTcacccctcccccaccccaacGTGGCCTCGGTTTGGTTTGATTGGGGCGGGGAGAGGGGAAGtgaggccacgccccctcccgTGGCCCCTCCCCCGCTTGTCACCCCTCCCATACTCACAGCCCCTCCCCCTTAAGCCCCTCCCATTTTGCCCCTCCCCCACTTTGACACGGCCCCTCCCCCATGCTTTGCCCCTCCCCCACTCTTTGCTCCTCCCCCTTTAAGCCCCTCCCCCTTTAAGCCCCTCCCCCTCAGTCTCAGGTTTGGATTTTATTGAGGTGGGGGAGGGGACGCGGGGATGGGGGGAGGGGCACACagaggggggaggggcggggcgggcacagcccctcccccacccatggggggggtcccgggggctCCTTCGGCATCAGCGGAtctggggggggaggggaggggtcaGAGGAGGCCACgcccacacacagagcccctcCCCCCAGGGCTCCTCAACCACTTCTGCCCCTCCCCCCATGGCCCCTCCCCTGTCaaagcccctccccctcccacatcccctcccccacccacagctcctcctcttTGCCCCTCCCCCATCCTGCCCCTCCAACACTTTTGGCCCCtcccccattccctgctccGCCCCCTTGAGGCTCCTCCCATTCTTTGCCCCTCCCCCACTTTTGGCCCCTCCCCATTCTTTGCCCCTCCCCCATTGTTTTCCCCGCCCCCACTCTGCCCCTCCCCCACTTGGACCCTTCCCCATTGttctccccttccccttttgGCCCCTCCTCCCTTTCTGCCCCTCCCCCACTGTTGGCCCCTCCTCCATTTGAAGCCCCTCCCCCACTTttggcccctcccccacccacGCACTCTtacccccacagcccctcccccactTTTGGCCCCTCCCCCATTTCGCCCTGACCCCAATAACCCCTCCCCCACCTCtggcccctccccctcccccacctctggcccctccccctcccccacctCTGGCCCCTCCCCCAGTcccagccccgccccctccagcccctccccccGGGCTCCTCCACTTTGGGCTCCcagggggggatttggggggggatttggggcactttgggggcatttggggcatttagggggggatttggggcattttggggcattttgggacatttggggcattttgggggcaatttggggcatttttggggttttttgggggggatttggggcattttggggcatttgggacattttgggggggatttggggggattttgggggggtttgggacattttggggggaatttgggggggaatttggggcattttggggcattttggggattATTTGGGATTATTTCGGGTGAGTTTggagaattttggttttttttaggaacatttgggggaattttggggatatttgaggggcatttggggtttttaggggatatttaaaggagattttggggggatgtttaaggatattttggggaatatttgggattttttacgGATTATTCAGAGGATaatttcaggatattttcaggatatttttaggattatttgggggatattttaggggtatttggggttttctgggtggattttttaaggatattttggaggatatttgggattttttaaggatatttcagggatattttcaggatatttttgggattgttttggggatatttcaggggtatttgggttttttaggggatatttaaaggatattttgggggtttttgggaggattttttaaggatattttgggggatattttggattttttaaggatatttcagggatattttcaggatatttttgggattgttttgggaatattttaggagttttgggggattttgggaggattttttaaggatattttgggggatatttgggattttttaaggattatttcagggatattttcaggatattttttggattattttggggatatttgaggggtatttggggttttttgggaggattttttaaggatattttgggggatatttgggattttttaaggaTTATTTGGAGGatatttcagggattttttcaggatatttttgggattattttgggggatatttcacgagtatttgggttttttaggggatatttaaaggatattttgggggtttttgggaggattttttaaggatattttgggggatattttggattttttaaggattatttcagggatattttcaggatattttttggattattttgggaatattttaggagtttttggggttttttgggaggattttttaaggatattttgggggatatttgggattttttaaggatatttcagggatattttcaggatatttttgggattatttgggggatattttaggggtatttggagttttttttagGGGATATTTaaaggatattttgggggtttttttggggaaattttttaaggatattttggggaatatttgggaTTATTTAAGGATTATTTAGAGGatattttcaggatatttttggggatatttgaggggtatttggggtttttaggggatatttaaaggagattttggggggatgtttaaggatattttggggaatatttgggattttttaaggaTTATTTAGAGGATaatttcaggatattttcaggatatttttgggattatttgggggatattttaggggtatttggggttttttgggggaatgttttaaggatattttggggaatatttgggatttttaaaggatatttcagggatattttcaggatatttttaggattattttggggatattttaggggtatttggggttttttgggaggatttttaaagttttttttggggatatttgggattattttgggttattttgatTGATATTTTAGGGATATTCTAAGGACATTTCCAGGATAATTTGTGGGTATTTCAGGGTTAATCCAAAGACATTTTAAGacaatttttggggttattttgaggatatttttggatattttagggatattttggattattttaaggatattttacagatatttttgggataatttggggatattttaaggatatttttgtggatattttggggtggttttagggGATATTTCAAGgaatatttgggatattttgggggtatttttgtggatattttggggtgattttggggtgatttcatTGATATTTTTGAGGTGATTCTGGGTCTCCCCTGACCGTGTGCTTGTCCCAGCGTTTTCGGGGTCTCAGGGGATTTTTTAGGAacattttggggtattttttggaatattttaagGATATTTTAGGGATaattcagggatattttggggatatttttgggatattttgggattatttttggggtgaattgagatgattttggggctcccctcACCGTGTGCTTGTCCCAGCGTTTCTCGGGATCgaagggacattttggggttttttttggataTTTCAGGGATAATTTAGGGATATTTTAAGGATAATTTAAGGAcattttagggatattttggggttatttttggggtgaattgaGATGGTTTTGGGGCTCCCCTCACCGTGTGCTTGTCCCAGCGTTTCTCGGGGTCGAAGGGGAttttttaggaatattttgtggtatttttggggatattttaaGGATATTTTAGGGATaattcagggatattttggggatatttttgggattatttttggggtgatttcaggcAGTTTTGGGTCCCTCACCGTGTGCTTGTCCCAGCGTTTCTCGGGGTCGAAGGGgattttttagaaatattttggggtattttttgggaaattttaaggatattttatagataatttcaggacattttgggattattttagGGGTGATTTCAGGCAGTTTTGGGGCTCCCATGACCGTGTACTTGTCCCAGCGTTTCTCGGGGTCgaagggacattttggggttatttttggatatttcagggatattttagAGATAATTTAAGGACATTTTGAGGatatttttgggacattttgggatatttttggggtgatttcaggcAGTTTTGGGTCCCTCACCGTGTGCTTGTCCCAGCGTTTCTCGGGGTCGAAGGGGAttttttaggaatattttggggtattttttgggatattttaagGATATTTTCGGGATaattcagggatattttggggatatttttgggatatttttaggacattttgggggtatttttggggtgatttcaggcAGGTTTGGGTCCCTGACCGTGTACTTGTCCCAGCGTTTCTCGGGGTCGAAGGGCTCCCAGCGGCTGGCAGGGAAGATGTGTTTGTTCTTCTCGTACCACGAGCGCAGCACGACCTTCCCGGCGTGCGACTGTGACGTCACCGTGACGTCATCGAGGGGGGCGGGGCAATGTCACCGGCAGGGGCGATGTCATCGATTGGGGGGGATGTCATTGGTCGGATGCGATGTCATCGATTGGGGATTTACGTCATTGGTAGGAGGTGATGTCATCAATTGGTGATGTCATCAATTTGGGGTGATGTCATCATTTTGGGGTGATGTCATCAATTTGGGGTGATGTCATCAATTGGGGGCAACGTCATCAATTGGGGGTGATGACATCAGGGTGATGTCATTGGTCAGATGTGATGTCATTGATGGGGGATTTATGTAATTGGCAGGAGGTGATGTCATCAATTGGTGATGTCATCAATTTGGGGTGATGTCATCAATTTGGGGTGATGTCATCAATTTGGGGTGATGTCATCAGGGTGATGTCATTGGTCAGATGTGATGTCATCGATGGGTTGATATCGGTAGGCGGTGATGTCATGGGGGAATGATGTCATAGATTGGGGGTTCAGGTCATAGGTCAGGGTGATGTCATCGGTTGGGAGTGATGTCATCAATTTCAGGATGATGTAATCAGTTGGGTAAGGCCATTAATTAGGAGTGATGTCATTGATGTCATCAATTGGACAGCGACGTCATCAATGAAAGAGTGACGTCATCAAGGGAGGATGCGATGTGATCGAGGAGTGATGTCATCGACCGAGGAGTGATGTAATAAATGAGAGCGACATCAGTGCCGCGGCAGTGACGTCATTGCCCCGGAGTGACGTCACCGGCAGCGATGACGTCACCAAGGGGGGGCGGGGCGATGACGTCACCGGGTCGGCGTTACCTCGTCCTTCTCCACGGTGGCGTCGCTGAGCAGCCGCACGTCCTCGTGCACGTCGAAGTTGAACAGCGGGCCTGGGGCGGGGCCGTGACGTCACCGTGACGTCACAGACGCGCCCACCGTGACGTCACGGCTTTCCTCCGCAGTGACGTCACGGCCTCGCGTTACAGTGTCACGGCTCCCGTGATGACGTCATGGCCTCCACCGCGCGGGTGATGTCACGGCCGCCCACGATGACGTCACAGCCCCGGTGACATCACAGCCCCACCCCCCCCTCGACGTCGTCGTAGCCCCCGTGACGTCACAGCCCACTCACAGAGCATCGGGCCGCCCCATGAGGATGATGTCATAGCCTTCCCCACCCTGATGACATCATAGCCCCCCACTATGACGTCACAGCCCCAATGATGTTATAACCCGTGATGTCACTGCACCAAGGATGACGTCACAGCCCTCAATTACGATGTCAAACCCCTGACAATGACGTCATAGCCCTCAATTATGGCGAGGGAGCCGTGATGATGACATCACAGCCACGATGACGTCACAACCTACAAATGGCGACGTCAGAGCCAATGATGACGTCACAGCCCCCGGTTCTGACACTGCAGCCTCCAACAatcactgtcaccctccaatgATGACGTCACAGCCCCAATAATGATGTCAAAACTCCTACGCTGATGACATCACACACCAACAATGACATCACATCCTAGCAATGACATCACAGGCCCCGAAGTGACATCACATCCCCAGCGATTGCGTCACGCTCCCCAGTGATGACGTCACAGCCACCACTGAAGACATCACGCTCCTAATGATGACGTCACCATCCCAACTGATGACATCACAGCCCCAACAGTGATGTCACAGCCCCATTACTGACgtcacagctgcagtggcacTGTCACAGCCCACAATgatgatgtcacagcccacaaTGATGACGTCACCGCCCCAACTGATGACATCAAAGCCCCATTGATGATGTCACGCTCCATCCCTGTGACATCGCAGCCAAATCAATGACGTCACATCCCCCCTCAGTGACGTCACAGCCCCGTTAATGACATTCCACCCCCAGTGTTGATGACGTCACGCCCCCGGTGATGACGTCACTCACCGCTCTTCCCGCGGGCCTTGGTGACGATGAAGTCGTAGAAGCTGTGGTGCTGCGGGGGAGGGGCAcgggggggtcaggggggcggggcctgaggGGGGGAGGGGCCAAAGGATTGGGGGAGGGGCTTAAAGGGAGGGGGAGGAGCTCtgagggtgggggaggggcttagggaatggggaggggcttaaatggaaggaaaagggctcagggggtgggggaggggctgtaggggtgggggaggggctcaGTGTGATCGGGGGTGGGGCTCTCACGTGGGGGATGGTCAGGGATGGGGGCGGGGCCATGAGCTGGGGGCGGGGCCATGGGGTGGTTGGGGGCGGGGCTCTCACGTGGGGGATGATCAGAGGGTGGGGACGGGGCCacgggctgggggcggggccgaggGATGGGGGCGGGGCTCTCACAGGGGATGAtgtgggctgggggcggggccatGGGCTGCGTGGGGGCGGGGCTCTCACGTGAGGGATATTTGGGGATGGGGGCGGGGCCACGGGGTGGGGGCGGGGCCATGGGATGGGGGCGGGGCTCTCACGTGGGGGATGATGCGCGGTGGGGGCGGGGCCATGGGCTGGGTGGGGGCGGGGCTCTCACATAGGGGATGATCGGGGGCGGGGCcatgggctgggggcggggctctCACGTGGGGGTGatcggggctgggggcggggccatgggctgggggcagggccatgggctgggggcggggccatgggctggctgggggcggggccatgggctgggggcggggccatgggctggctgggggcggggctctCTCACGTGGGGGATGATCAGATCCTCCTTGATGTACATGAGCTGCTCCACCCCCGCCGAGCTGCGGGAAAcccatcagggaccccaaaaccaacagAAACGCCCCAAAATGCACCAAAAATAACCCcgaaataaccccaaaaatacccccagagaccccaaaatcggCAAAACCGCTGCAAAACAACCCCGACACatcccaaaataccccaaaaaacaccaaaaccacctGGAAACCCCCTTagaccctccccaaaccccccaaatcccacagggaccccccaaatccccccgaggaccctccccagccctgggagacgccccaaaaatcccccaaatcctgcccaggaccccccaaattccacctgggacctcccaggaccccccaaacccccccccagaccccccaaatcccaactgggacctcccaggaccccccaaatcccaattgggacccccccaaatccactcaAGAACTCCCCAAAGTCCCTCAAatcccacctgggaccccccaaaacctccccaaaacgCCCCCGGCCCCCCCTCACCGGAGCTCACTGAAATCCTTGCGCAGAATCTCCAGAGCTTTCTGCAGGAACTGCTGCATCGTGTTCCCCTTCTTCAtctgagggaccccaaaatcggccaaaatcaccccaaaacccaccctaaagaacccccaaaatcaccccaaaatccaccctaaatcaaccccaaaatcaccccaaaatccaccctaaagaacccccaaaatcaccccaaaataacGCCAAAATCCACACCCAAAATCAGCCAGAAACCCAAAAAATCTGCCCCGAAAATCATCCCGAAACCACAAGGAATCATCCCAAAAATCaaccaaaataatcccaaaaaaatcatctcaaaaatcacctgggaaccccaaaaaaacacctcAATCGATACCCCCAAAATCATCCAGGAACCCCTCAAAAATTATCTCAAATTCACcacaaaaatcaccccaaaaatcccaaaattcaatCCAATATCaccccaaactcaccccaaaaaccacccccaaatccaccccaaaatcaacccaaagcttccccaaaaatcaccccaaatccccccaaaaatcagccccaaaaaaccaccccgACATCACCCCTAAAAATCACCTGGGAACCCCacaaatcacccccaaaatgaccccaaaaatcacccggGAACCCCCAGAAATTATCTCAAATTCACcacaaaaatcaccccaaaaatcccagaattcaaTCCAATATCaccccaaactcaccccaaaaatcacccccaaatccacccctaAAAATCACCTGGGAACCCCacaaatcacccccaaaatgaccccaaaaatcacccgggaacccccaaaaatccacccaaaaatcacccaaaaccaccccaaaaatccacctgaaAAATCAtcctggaaccccaaaaatcaccccaaaaatcacccaaaatcaccccaaaatcagccccaaatccacccaaaaatcagctcaaaatcaccccaaaaattaaccaaaattaccccaaaatcagccccaaatccactcaaaaatcagccccaaatcaccccaaaatcagcccaaaaattgcctcaatgTCACagcaaaaattcaccccaaaaacctcaaaaatcgcccccaaaatcaccccaaaaccacaaaaatccaccccaaaattacccccaaaaTAACCTGGGAGctccaaaaatcaccccaaaaatcagcccaaaaaccTGCAAAAATCATCCCAAACAATCACCTCCAAatcttccccaaaaccccaaaaatcgcccaaaatcaccaaaaaattccccccaaaaaaacccaaaaatcaacctaaaatcccccccccaaattacccaaaaatcacctgggaatgctgaaaatcaccccaaaaacgccccaaaatccaccccaaaatcacccaggAGCCCCAGAAATCACCACAAaatcacccaggagctgctgcactgtgTTTGTCTCCTACATCTCagcagggggaccccaaaaattacccaaaaaaccccaaaaatccccataaaaatcaccccaaaatcaaccaaaaatccaatccaaaaaatcacccaaaactcaccccaaaatccaccccaaaaatcacctgggcacccaaaaaatccccccaaaaatcacccagaatGACCCAAAAAACCatccaggaaccccaaaaatcgtcccaaaatcacccccaaaaaaataaccccaaaaattaccaaaaaaaaaccacctcaaaaattcaccccaaaacctcaaaactcaccccaaaatccacccaaaaatcaccccggaaccccaaaaatcacctcaaaaatcacagcaaaatcaccccaaaaatcacctgggagcccccaaacccaactgggaaccccaaattccctaaaaatcccccaaaatcaccccaaaaatcacctggGAGCCCCAACACTCatctgggaaccccaaaaaatcacccgggagccccaaatcaccccaaaaatgacccaaaaatcccccaatccctccaaaattccccccaaacccctaaaaatcccaacagaatccccccaaaatcccccaaattcctcctgggacccccaaaatccccaaatttccccccaaaacgcccccgagcccctcccccaccttgACGGTGCGCCGGTGCCCGGAGCCGTCCCAGTAACTGAAGGTGATCTCGATCTCCTCATCTGGGGGGGACAgcaaaaatcaccccaaaatcaccctaaaaaaccatcccaaaactgccccaaaatcaccccaaaatcaccccaaaaatcaactcaaaaatcaccctaaaaccatcccaaaactgccccaaaatcaccccaaaaatcaccccaaaatcaccgtAAAAACCatccccaaactgccccaaaatcaccccaaaaatcacccaaaatcatcccaaaattggccccaaaaccaccccaaaattgaccctaaaatgccccaaaatcaccctaaaaatcaccccaaaaatgatgccaaaattaccccaaaatcaccccaaaaattaccccaaaccaccccaaatctgcccccaaaatgccccaaaaccaccctaaaatggacccaaaaactgccccaaaatcaccccaaaaatcacccaaaaatcacctaaaaatcatcccaaaatggacccaaaaactgccccaaaatcaccccaaaaatcacccaaaatcatcccaaaattgACCCTAAagtgccccaaaattccccccaaactaccctaaaaatcacccaaaaatcacctcaaatctgcccccaaaatgccccaaaaccaccccaaaatggacccaaaaactgccccaaaatcaccccaaaaatcacccaaaaatcgcccaaaatcatcccaaaattgaccccaaaactgccccaaaatcaccccaaaaattgcccaaaatcatcccaaaattgACCCTAAAACGCCCCAAAATCGCcctaaaaatcaccaaaaaatcgcccaaaatcatcccaaaattgaccccaaaaactgccccaaaatcatcccaaaattgACCCTAAAGCGCCCCAAAATCGCCctaaaaatcacccaaaattatccgaatttccccccaaatctcccaaattcctcccaaaaatccccaaattttccctgaaatccccaaatttccccaattttccccaaaaatccccaaaatttcccagattttctcACTTTTGATTTTCTCCTGTTTGGCCTCCCACTCCTGCCTGAGCTCCTCCCGCAGCCgattctcctcctcctggggcacaaaatcagcaaaaatcaacaaaatcaacgggaaaaatcccaaaataatttaaaaaaaccaaaaaatgtcccaaaacacccaaaaatatcccaaaataacccaaaccaACCCCGAAATGACCTCAAATATCCCAATAACAAATCAAAATAACACCAAAAAATCCAggcaaaataaccccaaaccagcccgaaATGTcccaaataacccaaaaaaatgcacaaaatatcccaaaataccccaaataaTCAAAGCCAGgccaaaaaaacaaccccaaaattaCCTGAAATTATCCAAAATATctcaaaacaccccaaaatatcccagatcgaaccaaaatcccccccaaacctccccaaaccccagctgagaccccaaaacccccaaaccccacccaaaacctccccagggaccccaaaatcagccagaaaccccaaaaatctgccccgaaaatcatcccaaaaccacaagaaatcatcccaaaaatcacctcaaaaatcacccgggaacccccaaaaatccacccaaaaatcacccaaaaccaccccaaaaatccacctgaGAAATCAtcctggaaccccaaaaatcaccccaaaaatcaccccgAAATCCACTCTGAAAATCACCTGGgagccccaaaattcaccccaaaaattacccaaaatcagccccaaatccacccaaaaatcagcccaaaatcaccccaaaaatcgccTCAACGTCACGGCAaaaatgcaccccaaaaacctcaaaaatcgcccccaaaatcaccccaaaaccacaaagtcCACccgaaaaatcccaaaattcaatccagtgtcaccccaaactcaccccaaaaatcacccccaaatccaccccaaaatttcccttaaaatcagccccaaatccccccaaaaatcagccccaaaaaaaccaccccgAAATCACCCCTAAAA
Above is a genomic segment from Ammospiza caudacuta isolate bAmmCau1 chromosome 32, bAmmCau1.pri, whole genome shotgun sequence containing:
- the FAM50A gene encoding protein FAM50A — protein: MAQYKGAASEAGRALQLMKKRERQREHMEQLRLRIQEENIVKSNIDKKFSAHYDAVEAELKSSTVGLVTLNDMKAKQEALVKEREKQLAKREQSRELQLQLERQRERQRRREAQRKISSLSFSLGSDEDEEQGEEAPEEAPKKRKLGKNPDVDTSFLPDRDREEEENRLREELRQEWEAKQEKIKNEEIEITFSYWDGSGHRRTVKMKKGNTMQQFLQKALEILRKDFSELRSAGVEQLMYIKEDLIIPHHHSFYDFIVTKARGKSGPLFNFDVHEDVRLLSDATVEKDESHAGKVVLRSWYEKNKHIFPASRWEPFDPEKRWDKYTIR